A DNA window from Loxodonta africana isolate mLoxAfr1 chromosome 7, mLoxAfr1.hap2, whole genome shotgun sequence contains the following coding sequences:
- the LOC100666747 gene encoding olfactory receptor 5I1, translating to MELIEGNYTLVTEFVLLGFPTRPELQIVLFLVFLMLYAVILMGNIGLIMLIRIDSRLQTPMYFFLSNLSFVDLCYSSVIVPKMLVNFLSENKSISYYGCALQFYFFCTFADTESFILAAMAYDRYVTICNPLLYTVVMSRGTCVWLIVLSYIRGNVSSLVHTSFAFILKYCDKNVISHFFCDLPPLLKLSCTDTSVNEWLLSTYGSSVKIICFIIIVISYYFILLSVLKIRSSSGRKKTFSTCASHLTSVVIYQGTLLFIYSRPSSLYSPNTDKIISVFYTIVIPVLNPLIYGLRNKDVKDAAKKTLRSKTDSS from the coding sequence atggaACTGATAGAAGGAAACTACACCTTGGTGACTGAATTTGTTCTATTAGGGTTTCCAACACGCCCTGAACTGCAGATTGTCCTATTCCTGGTGTTTCTGATGTTGTATGCTGTGATTCTAATGGGGAACATTGGCTTGATAATGTTAATCAGAATAGATTCCCGTCTTCAAAcccccatgtatttttttctcagtaaCCTATCCTTTGTAGACCTTTGTTATTCCTCAGTCATTGTTCCCAAAATGCTGGTCAACTTCCTCTCAGAGAACAAATCCATTTCCTATTATGGCTGTGCCCTGCAGTTCTATTTTTTCTGTACGTTTGCAGATACAGAATCCTTTATCTTGGCtgccatggcctatgatcgctatgtCACCATCTGTAACCCTTTGCTGTATACAGTTGTGATGTCCCGGGGCACCTGTGTATGGCTGATCGTCTTGTCCTATATTCGTGGCAACGTAAGCTCCCTGGTTCATACATCCTTTGCTTTTATTCTGAAATACTGTGACAAAAATGTGATTAGTCATTTTTTCTGTGACCTCCCTCCACTGCTTAAGCTCTCCTGCACAGACACCTCAGTTAATGAGTGGCTCCTCTCCACGTATGGCAGCTCCGTGAAAATCATCTGCTTCATCATCATCGTTATCTCCTACTATTTCATTCTTCTCTCAGTCTTAAAGATTCGCTCTTCCAGTGGAAGGAAGAAAACCTTCTCCACGTGTGCCTCTCACCTGACTTCTGTGGTCATTTATCAGGGGACTCTACTGTTTATTTACTCAAGGCCCAGTTCCCTGTATTCTCCCAACACTGATAAAATCATCTCGGTGTTCTACACCATTGTCATCCCAGTGCTAAATCCACTGATTTACGGtttgagaaacaaagatgtaaaagatgcAGCTAAGAAAACTCTAAGATCAAagacagattcctcatga